A window of Candidatus Pantoea floridensis contains these coding sequences:
- the zur gene encoding zinc uptake transcriptional repressor Zur, with amino-acid sequence MSNLTPEQLLTQAESLCLDRGVRLTTQRAEVLRLMAEQNGSISAYDLLDQLRVSEPQAKPPTIYRALDFLLEQGFIHRVESNNSYVVCHHFDEPAHTSVMLVCDGCAAVSEKHAHGVEKTIATLADQAGFSLRHTVIEAHGLCENCTEVAACTRHDSCEHDHQSESKKRVRKA; translated from the coding sequence ATGTCTAACCTCACGCCCGAACAGCTGCTTACCCAGGCTGAATCACTCTGCCTTGACCGCGGCGTGCGCCTTACTACTCAGCGCGCTGAAGTATTGCGTCTGATGGCTGAGCAAAATGGATCAATTAGCGCTTACGACCTGCTGGATCAGCTGCGCGTCAGTGAACCTCAAGCCAAACCGCCCACGATTTATCGTGCACTGGATTTTCTGCTGGAGCAGGGATTCATTCACCGCGTGGAATCGAATAATAGCTATGTGGTTTGCCACCATTTCGACGAACCAGCGCACACTTCTGTGATGCTGGTGTGTGATGGCTGCGCGGCGGTAAGTGAAAAGCATGCACATGGAGTGGAAAAAACCATTGCGACACTGGCAGATCAGGCGGGGTTTTCACTGCGTCATACGGTGATTGAAGCACATGGCTTATGCGAGAATTGCACGGAAGTTGCGGCTTGTACGCGGCATGATAGTTGCGAACACGACCATCAGAGTGAGAGTAAAAAGCGGGTGAGAAAGGCTTAA
- a CDS encoding CsbD family protein, translated as MNKDEAGGNWKQFKGKVKEKWGKLTDDDMTVIEGKRDQLVGKIQERYGYAKDQAETEVKDWESHNKDYRW; from the coding sequence ATGAATAAAGACGAAGCTGGTGGAAACTGGAAGCAGTTCAAAGGGAAAGTGAAGGAGAAGTGGGGCAAGCTTACGGATGATGATATGACCGTGATCGAAGGTAAACGCGATCAGCTTGTCGGTAAAATCCAGGAACGCTACGGTTATGCGAAAGATCAGGCAGAGACCGAAGTGAAAGACTGGGAAAGCCACAACAAAGATTACCGCTGGTAA
- the dinF gene encoding MATE family efflux transporter DinF, giving the protein MQLFSPSDKALWRLALPMILSNITVPLLGVVDTAVIGHLDSPIYLGGVAVGTTATSFIFMLLLFLRMSTTGLTAQAFGANDKTALARALTQPLLIALVFGLLFMVLRTPVSSLAAALMGGSPEVQQQAKIFIEIRWLSAPATLANLVILGWLLGVQYARAPMVLLIVGNLVNILLDLLFVLQLHWGVAGAAAATALAEYVTLGVGLWMVARVLKLRGIHFALLKSSWRGDAARLFRLNRDIMLRSLMLQICFASLTILGARIGPDVVAVNAVLLMFLTFTAYALDGFAYAVEACSGEAVGAKDRSRLILIWHAACRQACFVAAIFALIYAFTGPQIVAMLTSLEALREMADRYLIWQVILPLIGVWCYLLDGMFIGATRGREMRNSMMIAAMGYGLTLLTLPWLGNHGLWLAITVFLALRGVTLWLMWRGHWQRDSWFNA; this is encoded by the coding sequence ATGCAGCTGTTTTCCCCTTCAGATAAAGCGCTTTGGCGGCTGGCGCTGCCGATGATCCTCTCTAACATCACCGTTCCATTGTTAGGCGTGGTGGATACTGCCGTTATTGGTCATCTCGATAGCCCGATTTATCTTGGGGGCGTCGCCGTGGGTACCACGGCAACCAGTTTTATCTTTATGCTCTTGCTGTTTCTGCGCATGAGTACCACTGGCCTTACCGCGCAGGCGTTTGGTGCCAATGACAAAACGGCGCTGGCACGCGCCCTGACCCAACCGCTGTTGATTGCTTTGGTTTTTGGTTTGCTATTTATGGTGCTGCGAACGCCGGTAAGCAGTTTGGCAGCCGCATTAATGGGCGGCAGCCCAGAAGTGCAGCAGCAGGCCAAAATTTTCATTGAGATTCGCTGGCTTAGCGCGCCCGCCACCTTGGCTAATCTGGTTATTCTTGGTTGGCTGTTAGGCGTGCAATATGCGCGTGCGCCGATGGTATTGCTTATCGTCGGGAATCTGGTGAATATCCTGCTCGACCTTTTATTTGTCCTTCAGCTGCATTGGGGAGTGGCCGGTGCAGCGGCGGCAACGGCGCTGGCTGAATATGTCACGCTGGGAGTAGGTTTGTGGATGGTGGCGCGCGTACTCAAACTGCGCGGTATTCATTTCGCTCTACTAAAAAGCAGCTGGCGTGGCGATGCCGCGCGGCTGTTCCGTCTTAATCGCGACATCATGCTGCGCTCCTTAATGCTTCAAATCTGCTTTGCATCCCTGACCATTCTGGGGGCGCGCATTGGTCCAGATGTGGTGGCGGTTAATGCCGTATTGCTGATGTTCCTCACTTTTACCGCCTACGCGCTAGATGGCTTTGCTTATGCGGTTGAAGCCTGCTCGGGTGAAGCGGTAGGCGCGAAAGATCGCAGTCGATTAATACTTATCTGGCACGCGGCCTGTCGTCAGGCCTGTTTTGTCGCCGCAATATTTGCCCTGATTTATGCGTTCACGGGGCCGCAGATTGTGGCCATGCTGACATCACTGGAAGCGTTGCGTGAAATGGCCGACAGATATCTCATCTGGCAGGTGATATTGCCGTTGATAGGCGTCTGGTGTTATCTGCTGGATGGCATGTTTATTGGTGCGACGCGTGGTCGTGAGATGCGTAACAGCATGATGATAGCCGCCATGGGTTATGGCCTGACGCTGCTAACATTACCCTGGCTTGGTAATCACGGTTTATGGCTGGCGATAACGGTATTCCTGGCGCTACGAGGGGTGACGCTGTGGCTGATGTGGCGCGGTCATTGGCAGCGCGACAGCTGGTTTAATGCCTGA
- the lexA gene encoding transcriptional repressor LexA → MKALTARQQQVYDLIRDHINQTGMPPTRAEIAAQLGFRSPNAAEEHLKALARKGVIEIVSGASRGIRLLMEEEPSEGLPLIGRVAAGEPLLAQEHIEAHYQVDANLFKPSADFLLRVSGMSMKDIGIMDGDLLAVHKTQEVRNGQVVVARIDDEVTVKRWKKQGAIVHLLPENNDFQPIVVDTREQSLTVEGLAVGIVRNGEWL, encoded by the coding sequence ATGAAAGCGTTAACTGCACGGCAGCAACAGGTCTATGACCTGATTCGCGACCATATTAACCAGACGGGCATGCCGCCAACGCGTGCGGAAATTGCTGCGCAACTGGGATTTCGCTCGCCCAATGCTGCTGAAGAGCATCTGAAAGCGCTGGCGCGTAAAGGCGTAATTGAAATTGTTTCCGGCGCATCGCGCGGGATTCGCTTATTAATGGAAGAAGAGCCGAGCGAAGGCTTGCCATTAATTGGTCGTGTCGCTGCGGGCGAGCCGCTGCTGGCACAGGAGCATATTGAAGCGCACTATCAGGTGGATGCAAACCTGTTCAAACCCAGCGCGGATTTCCTGCTGCGTGTGAGCGGTATGTCGATGAAAGACATCGGTATTATGGATGGTGACTTGCTGGCGGTGCATAAAACGCAGGAAGTGCGTAACGGACAGGTTGTCGTAGCGCGCATTGATGACGAAGTCACGGTCAAACGCTGGAAAAAGCAGGGCGCGATTGTCCATCTTCTGCCGGAAAATAACGATTTCCAACCGATTGTGGTAGATACCCGCGAGCAATCATTGACCGTTGAAGGTCTGGCCGTTGGGATCGTGCGTAACGGCGAATGGCTCTGA
- a CDS encoding diacylglycerol kinase, translating into MANNVTGIVRIVKAAGYSWQGLRAAWQHEAAFRQEAIAALVAIIVACWLDVDAISRVLMIGSVVLIVIVEILNSAIESVVDRIGQEQHPLSGRAKDMGSAAVLLTILLALFVWIVLLWTHLR; encoded by the coding sequence ATGGCAAATAACGTCACCGGTATTGTAAGAATAGTGAAAGCAGCCGGTTATTCCTGGCAGGGGCTGCGTGCCGCATGGCAGCACGAGGCGGCATTCCGCCAGGAAGCGATAGCCGCGCTGGTGGCGATTATCGTGGCCTGTTGGCTGGATGTGGACGCCATTTCCCGCGTGCTGATGATTGGCTCCGTGGTACTAATTGTCATTGTCGAAATCCTTAATAGTGCCATTGAATCCGTCGTTGACCGCATTGGCCAGGAGCAACATCCCTTATCAGGGCGCGCCAAAGATATGGGCTCGGCTGCGGTATTGCTGACTATCTTACTGGCTCTTTTTGTTTGGATCGTGCTGCTCTGGACGCATTTGAGATAG
- the plsB gene encoding glycerol-3-phosphate 1-O-acyltransferase PlsB, with translation MSGWRKLYYKLLNLPLSILVKSKVIPTDPISEHGIDPTRPVMYVLPYDSKADLLTLRAQCLKHDLPDPLAPLEIDGTLLPRHVFIHDGPRVIPYFVANPESVKLFHDYLDLHRSNPQLDVQMLPVAVMFGRAPGRETSGESTPHLRVLNGVQKFFAILWHGRDSFVRFSQTVSLRQMATEHGTDKSIAQKLARVARIHFARQRLAAVGPRLPARQDLFNKLLQSKAIEKAVEDEARSKKISHEKAQQNAIEMMEEVAANFSYEAIKVTDRVMGWLWSRLYQGINVHGGERVRQLAQDGHEIVYVPCHRSHMDYLLLSYVLYHQGLVPPHIAAGINLNFWPAGPIFRRLGAFFIRRTFKGNKLYSTVFREYLGELFSRGYSVEYFVEGGRSRTGRLLDPKTGTLSMTLQAMLRGGSRPITFVPIYIGYEHVMEVGTYAKELRGAAKEKESFLQMVRGLRKLRNLGQGYVNFGEPLPLMNYLNKNVPEWRDAIDPIEPQRPAWMTPAVNDIAAKLMVRINEAGAANAMNLCVTALLASRQRSLTREQLIEQLECYTQLLRNVPYSPEATVPDMSAEALLDHAMGMNKFETEQDNIGDIIILPREQAVLMTYYRNNIHHMLVMPSLIAAIVQQHREISEAELLRQVSLVYPMLKSELFLRWDNAELPALLNALCVEMTRQGLITLQDGQLKMSPARHRSLQLLAAGIRETLQRFAITFAILSAKPAINRGTLEKESRTLAQRLSVLHGINAPEFFDKAVFTALVLTLRDEGYISDKGDADAERSHMMWQMLAELVTSDVRLTIESAVAHD, from the coding sequence ATGTCAGGTTGGCGTAAACTCTATTACAAATTATTGAATTTACCACTCTCTATTTTGGTAAAAAGTAAGGTCATTCCGACCGATCCTATCTCTGAACACGGAATCGATCCGACACGTCCAGTGATGTATGTTTTGCCTTACGATTCAAAGGCTGACTTGCTCACACTTCGTGCACAATGTTTGAAACACGATTTGCCCGATCCGCTGGCTCCGCTAGAGATCGATGGCACCTTGCTGCCGCGCCACGTGTTTATTCACGATGGCCCACGCGTTATTCCCTATTTCGTGGCCAATCCCGAATCGGTAAAGCTGTTCCACGATTATCTGGATTTACACCGCAGCAACCCGCAGCTCGATGTACAAATGTTGCCGGTCGCGGTGATGTTTGGCCGCGCGCCGGGACGTGAAACATCAGGTGAATCCACACCGCATCTACGCGTTCTGAATGGCGTACAGAAATTCTTCGCCATTTTGTGGCACGGTCGCGATAGCTTTGTCCGCTTCTCGCAAACCGTTTCGTTACGTCAGATGGCGACCGAACACGGCACTGATAAGTCGATTGCACAGAAGCTGGCGCGTGTCGCGCGCATTCATTTTGCTCGCCAGCGTCTGGCCGCTGTGGGTCCACGTCTGCCTGCACGCCAGGATCTCTTCAACAAGCTGTTGCAATCCAAGGCGATTGAAAAAGCGGTAGAAGATGAGGCGCGCAGCAAAAAGATCTCACATGAGAAAGCCCAGCAGAACGCCATCGAAATGATGGAAGAAGTGGCGGCAAACTTCTCCTACGAAGCGATTAAAGTGACTGACCGCGTGATGGGCTGGCTATGGAGCCGGCTGTATCAAGGCATCAACGTTCACGGTGGCGAGCGCGTACGTCAGCTGGCGCAGGATGGACATGAGATTGTTTATGTGCCCTGCCACCGCAGCCATATGGACTATTTGTTGCTTTCCTACGTGCTTTATCATCAAGGCCTGGTGCCGCCGCACATTGCTGCGGGTATCAACCTGAACTTCTGGCCTGCGGGCCCGATTTTCCGTCGTCTTGGCGCGTTCTTTATTCGTCGTACCTTCAAGGGCAATAAACTTTATTCCACCGTGTTCCGTGAATATCTCGGCGAACTGTTTAGCCGTGGTTACTCGGTGGAATATTTTGTGGAAGGCGGCCGCTCGCGTACCGGTAGATTGTTGGATCCGAAAACCGGCACGCTATCAATGACGCTGCAAGCCATGCTGCGCGGCGGCAGCCGTCCCATCACTTTCGTGCCAATTTATATTGGTTATGAGCACGTGATGGAAGTGGGCACTTACGCGAAAGAACTGCGCGGCGCGGCCAAAGAGAAAGAGAGTTTCCTGCAGATGGTGCGCGGCTTACGTAAGCTGCGCAATCTTGGTCAGGGCTACGTCAACTTTGGCGAACCGCTGCCCTTGATGAACTATCTGAACAAAAACGTGCCGGAATGGCGTGATGCGATCGATCCTATCGAACCCCAACGTCCAGCCTGGATGACGCCAGCCGTAAATGACATTGCGGCGAAGCTGATGGTGCGCATCAACGAAGCCGGTGCCGCGAATGCCATGAACCTGTGCGTCACCGCGCTACTGGCCTCACGTCAGCGTTCACTCACTCGCGAACAGTTGATTGAGCAGCTGGAGTGCTACACCCAACTGCTGCGCAACGTGCCCTATTCGCCGGAAGCAACCGTGCCGGATATGAGCGCCGAAGCACTGCTTGATCACGCCATGGGCATGAACAAGTTCGAGACTGAGCAAGACAACATTGGCGACATCATCATTCTGCCGCGCGAGCAGGCGGTGCTGATGACTTACTACCGCAACAATATCCATCATATGCTGGTGATGCCATCGCTGATCGCCGCCATCGTGCAGCAGCATCGTGAAATCAGCGAAGCAGAGTTGCTGCGGCAGGTTAGCCTGGTGTATCCAATGCTGAAGAGCGAGTTGTTCCTGCGTTGGGATAATGCTGAGCTGCCCGCCCTGCTGAATGCACTGTGCGTAGAAATGACACGTCAGGGGCTGATTACACTGCAGGATGGCCAGCTCAAAATGAGCCCGGCACGTCATCGTTCATTGCAGCTGCTGGCAGCGGGTATTCGTGAAACGTTGCAGCGCTTTGCGATTACCTTCGCCATTCTCAGCGCGAAACCGGCGATTAACCGTGGCACGCTGGAGAAAGAGAGCCGCACGCTGGCTCAACGTCTCTCAGTGCTGCACGGTATCAACGCGCCGGAGTTCTTCGATAAAGCGGTGTTTACCGCATTGGTACTGACGCTGCGCGATGAAGGCTATATCAGTGACAAAGGTGATGCAGATGCAGAACGTAGTCATATGATGTGGCAGATGCTGGCGGAGTTAGTGACAAGCGATGTGCGTCTGACGATTGAGAGCGCGGTCGCGCACGATTAA
- the ubiA gene encoding 4-hydroxybenzoate octaprenyltransferase codes for MQNTLPMTKWQAYRRLMRIDKPIGTVLLLWPTMWALWLSGMAIPPLPVLLVFVLGVIVMRAAGCVINDYADRKIDGHVKRTASRPLASGAVTEKEAKLLFAGLGILAFMLVLTMNTMTILLSFGGLALAWVYPFMKRYTHLPQVVLGAAFGWAIPMGWAAVSESLPLVCWLVFLANICWTVAYDTQYAMVDRDDDVKIGVKSTAILFGRYDKLIIGLLQLATLALMALVGMMLHLNGAFYWSLLLAAGLFVHQQKLIAQRERDTCFQAFLNNNYVGMVLFIGILLSTVPFADLL; via the coding sequence GTGCAAAACACTCTTCCCATGACCAAATGGCAGGCTTACCGCCGACTGATGCGTATCGATAAACCGATCGGCACCGTTTTACTGCTGTGGCCGACGATGTGGGCGCTGTGGCTTTCCGGCATGGCGATTCCGCCGCTGCCGGTGCTGCTGGTATTTGTCCTCGGCGTTATTGTGATGCGTGCAGCGGGCTGCGTGATCAACGATTACGCTGACCGCAAAATCGATGGTCATGTTAAGCGTACCGCTTCACGTCCACTGGCCAGCGGTGCGGTGACGGAGAAGGAGGCCAAACTGCTGTTTGCCGGCCTGGGAATTCTGGCATTTATGCTGGTGTTGACCATGAACACCATGACCATTTTGCTCTCCTTTGGCGGCCTGGCGCTGGCATGGGTGTATCCGTTTATGAAGCGCTACACGCATCTGCCGCAGGTGGTGCTGGGCGCGGCGTTTGGCTGGGCGATTCCGATGGGATGGGCCGCAGTTAGTGAGTCCTTACCTTTGGTTTGCTGGTTAGTATTCCTGGCGAATATCTGCTGGACGGTGGCCTATGACACGCAATATGCGATGGTTGACCGCGATGACGATGTGAAGATTGGTGTGAAGTCGACGGCCATTTTGTTTGGTCGTTACGACAAGCTGATTATCGGTCTGCTGCAGCTGGCGACGCTCGCCCTGATGGCGTTGGTCGGAATGATGCTCCATTTGAACGGCGCGTTTTACTGGTCGCTGTTACTCGCTGCGGGACTGTTTGTGCATCAGCAGAAGCTGATTGCTCAGCGCGAGCGCGATACCTGCTTCCAGGCGTTTCTGAATAACAACTATGTGGGCATGGTGTTATTTATCGGCATCTTGCTCAGCACCGTACCGTTCGCCGATTTGCTGTAA
- the ubiC gene encoding chorismate lyase — protein sequence MSHEALRQLRALHWLPASSPLLSAPLIDWLMEEDSMTRRFEQHCRQVTVELIREDFIGIDEVTDEAAFLPADQRFWLREIVLCGDGEPWLIGRTVVPESTLNGPELMLQQLGTRPLGRYLFSSSTLSRDFIDAGQVGDLWGRRSRLRLSGKPLLLTELFLPASPLYRTLDQG from the coding sequence ATGTCGCATGAAGCGCTGCGCCAGTTACGCGCACTGCACTGGCTACCAGCCTCTTCCCCGCTGCTTTCTGCCCCGCTAATTGACTGGTTGATGGAAGAGGATTCCATGACGCGTCGCTTCGAACAGCATTGCCGCCAGGTGACCGTTGAACTCATCCGCGAAGACTTTATTGGCATAGATGAAGTGACGGATGAAGCCGCGTTTTTGCCGGCAGACCAACGGTTCTGGCTACGCGAAATCGTGCTGTGCGGCGATGGCGAACCCTGGTTGATAGGCCGAACCGTGGTACCGGAAAGCACCCTGAACGGTCCGGAGCTGATGCTGCAACAGCTGGGTACGCGTCCTCTTGGCCGCTACCTGTTTTCTTCTTCTACCTTGAGCCGCGATTTTATCGATGCAGGCCAGGTGGGCGATCTGTGGGGACGGCGTTCCCGCCTGCGTTTATCAGGCAAACCGCTGCTGCTTACTGAACTGTTTTTACCTGCGTCGCCGCTGTATCGCACGCTGGACCAAGGATAA
- the psiE gene encoding phosphate-starvation-inducible protein PsiE, producing MTTKSGVGQYISLLLQWVLNIGLIILAIILVVFLGKETIHLANVLFSTGEQTSSYLLIEGIVIYFLYFEFIALIVKYFQSGYHFPLRYFIYIGITAIIRLIIVDHKNPFDTLYYSAAILILVVTLWLANSNRLKRE from the coding sequence ATGACAACAAAATCAGGCGTAGGGCAATATATTTCATTGCTGCTGCAGTGGGTGCTCAATATTGGACTGATCATCCTTGCCATAATCCTCGTGGTGTTTCTCGGCAAAGAAACCATTCATCTGGCCAATGTGCTCTTTAGCACCGGTGAGCAGACGTCTTCCTATCTGCTGATTGAAGGCATCGTCATCTATTTCCTCTATTTTGAATTTATCGCGTTGATTGTGAAATATTTTCAGTCGGGATATCACTTCCCGCTGCGCTATTTCATCTACATTGGTATCACGGCGATTATTCGCCTGATCATCGTCGACCATAAAAACCCCTTCGATACGCTGTATTACTCAGCTGCGATCCTGATCCTGGTGGTAACGCTGTGGCTGGCGAACAGTAACCGGCTGAAGCGTGAGTAA
- a CDS encoding UTRA domain-containing protein, whose amino-acid sequence MLSKTADVIAAGLRERIENGEFASGRLPAERALSEHYSTTRITLREALGLLEAQGIIFRELRRGWFIAPPRLVYNPSHHSHFHAMAAEQGRVASTEVLEASEVPAQLAIARHLQLLEGDKVYRVRRLRRIDGRAVLYVEHYLNPAFFPGLMAEDLTRSLTDLYDQRYGIRYGGARFTILPGPLPARAAPALNVASGTPGLLITRINRDQYKRVIDCDCEFWRYDALCVDVEV is encoded by the coding sequence ATGTTGTCTAAAACGGCAGATGTGATTGCGGCAGGGCTGCGGGAACGTATTGAAAACGGTGAATTTGCCAGCGGTCGTTTGCCTGCGGAACGCGCCCTAAGTGAACACTATTCCACCACCCGCATCACGCTGCGTGAGGCGCTCGGTTTGCTGGAAGCGCAGGGCATTATCTTTCGTGAACTGCGTCGCGGCTGGTTTATCGCACCACCGCGTCTGGTTTACAATCCATCGCATCACAGCCACTTTCATGCCATGGCTGCTGAGCAAGGGCGCGTGGCCAGTACCGAAGTGCTTGAAGCCAGTGAAGTGCCCGCACAGCTAGCGATTGCGCGTCATTTACAGTTGCTGGAAGGCGATAAGGTATATCGCGTTCGGCGCTTACGGCGTATCGACGGACGCGCAGTATTGTATGTTGAGCATTACCTCAACCCAGCCTTTTTCCCGGGGTTAATGGCAGAGGACCTCACGCGATCGCTTACCGATCTCTACGATCAGCGTTACGGCATTCGCTATGGCGGCGCGCGTTTTACCATTTTGCCTGGGCCGCTTCCGGCACGTGCCGCTCCTGCCCTGAATGTGGCCAGCGGCACGCCGGGCTTGCTGATCACTCGCATCAACCGCGATCAATACAAGCGCGTCATTGATTGTGACTGCGAGTTCTGGCGCTACGACGCGCTCTGCGTGGATGTCGAAGTATAA
- a CDS encoding ABC transporter substrate-binding protein: MKALIASVVASAVLLALPAAHAADNDLAALEKAARAEGQVNSVGMPDSWANWKDTWSDLNSKYGLKHSDTDMSSAQELAKFAAEKENASADIGDVGAAFGPIAVTKGVAQPYKPTHWDQIPSWAKDQDGNWMLAYTGTIAFLVDKQQVKDVPHSWADLKKGKYVVTIGDVGTAAQAANGVLAASYALGGDEKNVKPALSFFGDLAKEGRLGVTDPVIANIEKGEIQVAVVWDFNGLNYRDQIDKNRYEVVIPSDGSVTSGYSTIINKYAKHPNAAKLAREYILSDEGQINLAKGYARPIRAEHLTLPADVQAKLLPQSEYKNARPIKDQAAWDKTSKMLPRLWQENVIINMKQ; this comes from the coding sequence ATGAAAGCGTTAATCGCCTCTGTAGTAGCCAGTGCCGTACTGCTTGCGCTGCCTGCCGCGCACGCCGCAGATAATGACCTCGCCGCGCTGGAAAAAGCGGCGCGCGCGGAAGGCCAGGTCAACAGCGTCGGCATGCCAGACAGCTGGGCAAACTGGAAAGATACCTGGAGTGATCTCAACAGCAAATACGGCCTGAAGCACAGTGACACGGACATGTCCTCTGCACAGGAGCTGGCAAAATTTGCGGCAGAGAAAGAGAACGCCAGCGCCGATATCGGTGATGTGGGTGCCGCATTCGGTCCAATTGCCGTGACGAAAGGCGTAGCACAGCCATACAAGCCAACGCATTGGGATCAAATCCCGAGCTGGGCAAAAGATCAGGATGGCAACTGGATGCTGGCGTATACCGGCACCATCGCGTTCCTGGTGGATAAGCAGCAGGTGAAGGACGTGCCGCACAGCTGGGCCGATCTGAAGAAAGGTAAGTATGTGGTCACTATCGGCGATGTCGGCACTGCGGCTCAGGCAGCTAACGGCGTACTGGCCGCCAGCTATGCCTTGGGCGGTGACGAGAAGAACGTGAAACCGGCGCTGAGCTTCTTCGGCGACCTGGCGAAAGAGGGTCGCCTTGGCGTGACCGATCCGGTGATTGCCAACATCGAGAAAGGTGAAATCCAGGTGGCTGTAGTGTGGGACTTTAACGGCCTGAACTACCGCGATCAGATCGATAAAAATCGCTACGAAGTGGTGATTCCATCCGATGGTTCCGTCACCTCTGGCTACTCAACCATCATCAACAAATACGCTAAGCATCCAAACGCCGCCAAGCTGGCGCGCGAATATATCTTGTCTGATGAAGGTCAGATCAACCTGGCGAAAGGCTATGCGCGTCCGATTCGTGCCGAGCATTTAACCCTGCCAGCTGACGTGCAGGCCAAACTGCTGCCGCAGTCTGAGTATAAAAATGCTCGTCCGATCAAAGATCAGGCCGCATGGGATAAGACGTCGAAAATGCTGCCGCGCCTGTGGCAAGAGAACGTCATCATTAATATGAAGCAATGA
- a CDS encoding alkaline phosphatase family protein gives MKTILVVLDGLSNQVAQHAMGYLFAECAQGNGQYYTLTCELPSLSRPLYECILTGIPPVRSGIIHNGVSRLSNQRSIFHYARAAGLTTAAAAYHWVSELYNQSPFNAARDRHTVAPDLPIQYGHFYWDDGYPDSHLFEDAESLRLRHDPDFLLIHPMNIDDAGHKHSLSSSQYRNRARMADGYLSQWMPGWLAAGYQVIVTADHGMNDDRSHGGILPEETQVPLFVFGTGFSLKPDLQPQQTELCGIVCSLLNVEHDKPICHGLLAEPQ, from the coding sequence ATGAAAACAATCCTGGTGGTGTTGGATGGCCTGAGTAATCAGGTGGCACAGCACGCGATGGGCTATCTGTTTGCGGAATGCGCGCAGGGCAACGGCCAATATTATACGCTGACCTGCGAACTGCCTTCGCTGTCACGCCCGCTGTACGAATGCATTCTTACCGGCATTCCGCCAGTGCGCAGCGGCATTATTCATAACGGCGTCAGCCGTCTGAGTAATCAACGCAGCATCTTCCATTACGCACGAGCTGCTGGCCTTACTACCGCAGCGGCGGCGTATCACTGGGTGAGTGAGCTCTATAATCAATCTCCATTCAACGCAGCGCGCGACCGACACACGGTTGCGCCCGATCTGCCGATTCAGTATGGGCACTTTTACTGGGACGACGGTTACCCGGATTCTCACCTGTTTGAAGATGCAGAAAGTCTGCGCCTGCGCCACGATCCGGACTTCCTGCTCATCCACCCCATGAACATTGACGATGCCGGGCACAAGCACAGCCTGTCATCATCCCAGTACCGCAACCGCGCGCGCATGGCTGATGGTTATCTTTCGCAGTGGATGCCCGGCTGGCTGGCGGCGGGTTATCAGGTGATTGTCACCGCCGATCACGGCATGAACGATGACCGCTCGCACGGTGGCATTTTACCGGAAGAGACGCAGGTACCGCTGTTTGTGTTTGGGACCGGTTTTTCATTAAAACCCGATCTTCAGCCTCAGCAAACCGAGCTGTGCGGCATCGTCTGCAGCTTACTTAACGTCGAACACGACAAGCCGATCTGCCATGGTTTACTGGCGGAGCCGCAGTAA